One window of the Saccopteryx leptura isolate mSacLep1 chromosome 9, mSacLep1_pri_phased_curated, whole genome shotgun sequence genome contains the following:
- the CFAP20 gene encoding cilia- and flagella-associated protein 20: MFKNTFQSGFLSILYSIGSKPLQIWDKKVRNGHIKRITDNDIQSLVLEIEGTNVSTTYITCPADPKKTLGIKLPFLVMIIKNLKKYFTFEVQVLDDKNVRRRFRASNYQSTTRVKPFICTMPMRLDDGWNQIQFNLSDFTRRAYGTNYIETLRVQIHANCRIRRVYFSDRLYSEDELPAEFKLYLPVQNKAKQ, from the exons ATGTTCAAGAACACGTTCCAGAGCGGCTTCCTGTCCATCCTCTACAGCATCGGCAGCAAACCCCTGCAGATCTGGGACAAAAAG GTGCGGAATGGCCACATCAAAAGAATCACTGATAATGACATCCAGTCTCTGGTGCTGGAGATCGAAGGAACAAATGTCAG CACCACGTACATCACGTGTCCTGCAGACCCAAAGAAAACACTGGGAATTAAACTTCCATTCCTCGTCATGATTATCAAAAACCTGAAGAAATACTTTACTTTTGAAGTACAG GTGCTAGATGACAAGAATGTGCGCCGGCGCTTCCGGGCAAGTAACTACCAGAGCACCACGCGGGTCAAGCCCTTCATCTGCACCATGCCCATGCGGCTGGACGATGGCTGGAACCAGATCCAGTTCAACCTGTCCGACTTTACCCGGCGGGCGTATGGCACCAATTACATCGAGACCCTGCGAGTGCAG ATCCACGCGAACTGTCGCATCCGACGGGTTTACTTCTCAGACAGACTGTACTCGGAGGACGAGCTGCCAGCGGAGTTCAAACTCTACCTCCCAGTCCAGAACAAGGCCAAG